DNA sequence from the Osmia lignaria lignaria isolate PbOS001 chromosome 2, iyOsmLign1, whole genome shotgun sequence genome:
ATGCTTTGCATTGTTTCTGCCCTTGACTGGGCATATGCCatctaataaatttatatactgtTATCAAAATGGACTTAGTTTAatgttatttttcaatatatcaaATAGCTTACAGAGTCATCTTGAATTGCTTGCTGTAATGTTAACTGTCCCATTGCTGGTTCCAAATCTATAACTGTAGATGAGGGAGAATCTTGTTCTTGAAGCAATAATGAACCTTGTTTCCCAGCAACACTTGGAGGTAACATTGTAGATACAGAACCTTGAGTAAATTGTTGCCTTCTAGTTTGCTCTTCTCTCATATTCTGTATATTTTAAcagaaatgttattttttattgcATCATATAATCTTATTCTTACATACCTCTGATCGAACTTCTAATACACTTTTAAAATGATTTGACATGTTTGCTAGCTTTGATTGTAAGGTCATTACAATAGAAGATGAGTGTGAATTCATATGATGACTTTGAAATGCACCATATCCATCCCGCTGCTTTTTTCCAAGTTCTTGTAATTTTCCTATCTGATGATTTAAACTTTTTAAGtctgtttttatgatatttgttAACTCATCAATTTCCATTTGTCTGTCATTAAATATAGATTTCCTTTTTGCcactaaaataattaataaacatataatttttctttataattaccaaaattaaaatattcccagtaatttaagaaaatatttagaTAAAAGACTGCTaatttgtaatgaattaattatattatataatttgtattcaaatattgcaatatattcAAACATTTTGATTGCTGCATATGTTTAACACTTATGCATTTAATATAAGATGATGTTAAGTGTTTATTGCGGTCTTACATAGAGCAAGCTTTTCTAACTTAGTGTACGTGCTCGCTATATTTTTTCCAATACTTTTAGCTATCATCATAAAATTTGAATAGCTTTGTAATTGACGTGCTCGACGAGGATTTTGCAGAACCGCTGCTCGTGTCACGGTCCTGCTTTGCATCGTCCGGATGGCATTAACGAATTCATTGGTCCTGTCGCGCGACGTCATTGTCGCTGCTACGATATCtgctttcttcttttcgtttttaGTTAAATCGCACCGTTCACTTTCATGATTATACTGCTGACTTATGGTATTGCCCTGCCAGGGACTCTTTGAGGTTGTGATCACGAAACCATGGTCTACCTCGGAGCTAACGTGTCGTCTACGTGCTGGCATTGCATTCTCACAATAAGTTTGTCTACGTATTCACGTTTTTATAGATTTAAAGATATAATACCTAATCATCTAACTTAAATGctatttaataaatgtaccaaCAGATTGAAAAAGACACGTCCACATGACAGCTATAGTCTACCCATTCTACCTATACCCTGTGTGATGATTGTTATTCGTTTCCTTGAGCCATGTCAAATACCAAGTTCTGCATTTGCTAAAGTGAAATAGAACTATGCAAATAACGACTTTTCACGTATGTCAGCCCTGAACGGTTTTAccttaaaaaattactaaaaagtttcggctcacatcatgactgaaataaaattgctaattacaaaagaagtaatttgtcacaaacattaaaaatagactcacaatcaatcacaaacgatttacaaacgaaatacactgagaaaaattaaaaataatcatattttattattccttc
Encoded proteins:
- the Syx5 gene encoding syntaxin 5 gives rise to the protein MPARRRHVSSEVDHGFVITTSKSPWQGNTISQQYNHESERCDLTKNEKKKADIVAATMTSRDRTNEFVNAIRTMQSRTVTRAAVLQNPRRARQLQSYSNFMMIAKSIGKNIASTYTKLEKLALLAKRKSIFNDRQMEIDELTNIIKTDLKSLNHQIGKLQELGKKQRDGYGAFQSHHMNSHSSSIVMTLQSKLANMSNHFKSVLEVRSENMREEQTRRQQFTQGSVSTMLPPSVAGKQGSLLLQEQDSPSSTVIDLEPAMGQLTLQQAIQDDSMAYAQSRAETMQSIESTIVELGGIFQQLAHMVKEQEEMVERIDSNIEDTELNVEAAHAEILKYFQSVTNNRWLMIKIFAVLIFFFIFFVVFLA